In Populus alba chromosome 1, ASM523922v2, whole genome shotgun sequence, a single window of DNA contains:
- the LOC118033932 gene encoding dof zinc finger protein DOF4.6 isoform X3 yields the protein MLPLCLAFSFAYVIKGKRTSAIFLCLYHVLEIVVKPIEEIVVNTCSKPPALERKVRPQKEQALNCPRCNSTNTKFCYYNNYSLTQPRYFCKTCRRYWTEGGSLRSIPVGGGSRKNKRSSASSSSSSKKLPDLISPPTLSQTSTENHKIHEGQDLNLAFPSTQALELLTGISSRGLSSFPMPVHQDPSTLYTSGFPLQDFKPTLSFSLDGLGSGYGGLQGVQETNGRLLFPFEELKQQVSSTADIEQNKEQGDSTGYWTGMLGGGSW from the exons ATGTTACCACTCTGTCTAGCTTTCTCTTTTGCTTATGTGATTAAAGGAAAAAGAACGAGTGCAATATTTCTTTGCCTTTATCATGTCCTG GAGATAGTGGTGAAACCAATAGAAGAGATAGTTGTAAATACATGCTCGAAGCCTCCTGCTTTGGAGAGGAAGGTAAGGCCTCAAAAGGAACAGGCCCTCAACTGTCCGAGGTGCAATTCAACTAACACCAAGTTCTGTTACTATAACAACTACAGTCTTACACAACCTAGGTACTTTTGTAAGACTTGTAGAAGGTATTGGACGGAAGGTGGTTCTCTGAGGAGCATTCCTGTTGGTGGAGGTTCAAGAAAGAACAAGAGATCATcagcttcttcttcatcttcttcaaagaaACTTCCTGATCTGATATCACCACCAACTTTGTCACAAACCTCTACTGAGAACCATAAGATCCATGAAGGCCAAGATCTAAACCTAGCTTTCCCATCCACTCAAG CTTTAGAGCTGTTAACTGGAATCTCTTCAAGGGGCTTGAGTTCTTTTCCCATGCCAGTTCATCAAGATCCAAGCACACTTTACACATCTGGTTTTCCTCTTCAAGATTTCAAACCAACCTTGAGTTTCTCTCTGGATGGGCTTGGGAGTGGTTATGGAGGTCTCCAAGGGGTTCAAGAAACTAATGGAAGACTTTTGTTTCCATTTGAAGAATTAAAGCAACAAGTTTCAAGCACAGCTGATATTGAGCAAAATAAAGAGCAAGGTGATTCCACAGGATATTGGACTGGGATGTTAGGTGGAGGATCATGGTAA
- the LOC118033932 gene encoding dof zinc finger protein DOF4.6 isoform X2: protein MDTAQWPQEIVVKPIEEIVVNTCSKPPALERKVRPQKEQALNCPRCNSTNTKFCYYNNYSLTQPRYFCKTCRRYWTEGGSLRSIPVGGGSRKNKRSSASSSSSSKKLPDLISPPTLSQTSTENHKIHEGQDLNLAFPSTQGIRSFSELIQFPSINENNNKTQISSSTSASTNTSQLSALELLTGISSRGLSSFPMPVHQDPSTLYTSGFPLQDFKPTLSFSLDGLGSGYGGLQGVQETNGRLLFPFEELKQQVSSTADIEQNKEQGDSTGYWTGMLGGGSW, encoded by the exons ATGGATACTGCTCAGTGGCCACAG GAGATAGTGGTGAAACCAATAGAAGAGATAGTTGTAAATACATGCTCGAAGCCTCCTGCTTTGGAGAGGAAGGTAAGGCCTCAAAAGGAACAGGCCCTCAACTGTCCGAGGTGCAATTCAACTAACACCAAGTTCTGTTACTATAACAACTACAGTCTTACACAACCTAGGTACTTTTGTAAGACTTGTAGAAGGTATTGGACGGAAGGTGGTTCTCTGAGGAGCATTCCTGTTGGTGGAGGTTCAAGAAAGAACAAGAGATCATcagcttcttcttcatcttcttcaaagaaACTTCCTGATCTGATATCACCACCAACTTTGTCACAAACCTCTACTGAGAACCATAAGATCCATGAAGGCCAAGATCTAAACCTAGCTTTCCCATCCACTCAAGGTATTAGAAGTTTCTCTGAATTGATCCAATTTCCGAGCATTaatgaaaacaacaacaagacCCAAATATCTTCCTCTACTTCGGCATCCACTAACACATCCCAACTTTCAGCTTTAGAGCTGTTAACTGGAATCTCTTCAAGGGGCTTGAGTTCTTTTCCCATGCCAGTTCATCAAGATCCAAGCACACTTTACACATCTGGTTTTCCTCTTCAAGATTTCAAACCAACCTTGAGTTTCTCTCTGGATGGGCTTGGGAGTGGTTATGGAGGTCTCCAAGGGGTTCAAGAAACTAATGGAAGACTTTTGTTTCCATTTGAAGAATTAAAGCAACAAGTTTCAAGCACAGCTGATATTGAGCAAAATAAAGAGCAAGGTGATTCCACAGGATATTGGACTGGGATGTTAGGTGGAGGATCATGGTAA
- the LOC118033932 gene encoding dof zinc finger protein DOF4.6 isoform X1: MLPLCLAFSFAYVIKGKRTSAIFLCLYHVLEIVVKPIEEIVVNTCSKPPALERKVRPQKEQALNCPRCNSTNTKFCYYNNYSLTQPRYFCKTCRRYWTEGGSLRSIPVGGGSRKNKRSSASSSSSSKKLPDLISPPTLSQTSTENHKIHEGQDLNLAFPSTQGIRSFSELIQFPSINENNNKTQISSSTSASTNTSQLSALELLTGISSRGLSSFPMPVHQDPSTLYTSGFPLQDFKPTLSFSLDGLGSGYGGLQGVQETNGRLLFPFEELKQQVSSTADIEQNKEQGDSTGYWTGMLGGGSW, encoded by the exons ATGTTACCACTCTGTCTAGCTTTCTCTTTTGCTTATGTGATTAAAGGAAAAAGAACGAGTGCAATATTTCTTTGCCTTTATCATGTCCTG GAGATAGTGGTGAAACCAATAGAAGAGATAGTTGTAAATACATGCTCGAAGCCTCCTGCTTTGGAGAGGAAGGTAAGGCCTCAAAAGGAACAGGCCCTCAACTGTCCGAGGTGCAATTCAACTAACACCAAGTTCTGTTACTATAACAACTACAGTCTTACACAACCTAGGTACTTTTGTAAGACTTGTAGAAGGTATTGGACGGAAGGTGGTTCTCTGAGGAGCATTCCTGTTGGTGGAGGTTCAAGAAAGAACAAGAGATCATcagcttcttcttcatcttcttcaaagaaACTTCCTGATCTGATATCACCACCAACTTTGTCACAAACCTCTACTGAGAACCATAAGATCCATGAAGGCCAAGATCTAAACCTAGCTTTCCCATCCACTCAAGGTATTAGAAGTTTCTCTGAATTGATCCAATTTCCGAGCATTaatgaaaacaacaacaagacCCAAATATCTTCCTCTACTTCGGCATCCACTAACACATCCCAACTTTCAGCTTTAGAGCTGTTAACTGGAATCTCTTCAAGGGGCTTGAGTTCTTTTCCCATGCCAGTTCATCAAGATCCAAGCACACTTTACACATCTGGTTTTCCTCTTCAAGATTTCAAACCAACCTTGAGTTTCTCTCTGGATGGGCTTGGGAGTGGTTATGGAGGTCTCCAAGGGGTTCAAGAAACTAATGGAAGACTTTTGTTTCCATTTGAAGAATTAAAGCAACAAGTTTCAAGCACAGCTGATATTGAGCAAAATAAAGAGCAAGGTGATTCCACAGGATATTGGACTGGGATGTTAGGTGGAGGATCATGGTAA